One region of Haloprofundus salilacus genomic DNA includes:
- a CDS encoding electron transfer flavoprotein subunit beta/FixA family protein: protein MKILVTVKEVAEVEDDFEIDGLGIDEAYLEYDLNEWDDYAVEEAVQIAESGDDVEVVSVTIGPERSEETIRMALAKGADRAIRVWDDAFESVDLLDVAAKTRLLAAVVEQEEPDLVLTGVQASDDGFGATGVSVADAVGFEWAAVVNELELEESVANVRRELEGGVEELTEVDLPAVFTIQTGINEPRYASLRGIRQAQRKEIAPMGLDDLGLDASALDSPIELTGMREPESESDATIFEGDAEETAAQLADVLREKGVGAQ, encoded by the coding sequence ATGAAGATTCTCGTAACCGTCAAGGAAGTCGCCGAAGTCGAAGACGACTTCGAGATCGACGGGCTCGGAATCGACGAGGCGTACCTCGAGTACGACCTCAACGAGTGGGACGACTACGCCGTCGAGGAGGCGGTACAGATCGCCGAGAGCGGTGACGACGTCGAAGTCGTCAGCGTCACCATCGGTCCCGAACGGAGCGAGGAGACGATTCGGATGGCGCTCGCGAAGGGCGCCGACCGTGCAATTCGCGTCTGGGACGACGCGTTCGAGAGCGTCGACCTGCTCGACGTGGCCGCGAAGACGCGACTGCTCGCCGCCGTCGTCGAGCAGGAGGAACCCGACCTCGTGCTGACCGGCGTCCAGGCCTCCGACGACGGCTTCGGTGCGACGGGCGTCTCCGTCGCCGACGCCGTCGGCTTCGAGTGGGCCGCCGTCGTCAACGAACTCGAACTGGAAGAGAGCGTCGCCAACGTCCGCCGCGAACTCGAAGGTGGCGTCGAGGAACTCACGGAAGTCGATCTCCCCGCGGTGTTCACCATCCAGACGGGCATCAACGAGCCGCGCTACGCGAGCCTGCGCGGGATTCGGCAGGCCCAGCGCAAGGAGATTGCCCCGATGGGACTCGACGACCTCGGTCTCGACGCCTCGGCGCTCGACAGCCCCATCGAACTCACGGGGATGCGCGAACCCGAGAGCGAATCGGACGCCACCATCTTCGAGGGCGACGCCGAGGAGACCGCCGCCCAACTTGCGGACGTTCTCCGCGAGAAGGGGGTGGGCGCACAATGA
- a CDS encoding polyprenyl synthetase family protein, which produces MEYLERRVAMVNDRLEAVVESVEPDELSEQLGHVSLAGGKRVRPTVTLLVCEAVGGDPADAVDFAVGVELVHNASLVVDDIIDRSDLRRGTPSAWAEYSYGSAILASDGLLGEAFALFSAEEQAMQVVAESMVELGEGEATELVAQPTDEEEYMELARRKTGALFRAAAEVGAVAGGADPFAVESFGEYAERVGIAFQIRDDVLDATADSADLGKPAGQDETMERPSLVQITDLTPEEADGRARAQSEAALDALDATDISESDARKYLRDLAEFVVVRER; this is translated from the coding sequence ATGGAGTATTTGGAGCGCCGGGTCGCGATGGTCAACGACCGTCTCGAAGCGGTCGTCGAGTCGGTCGAACCCGACGAGTTGTCCGAGCAACTCGGCCACGTCTCCCTCGCGGGTGGCAAACGCGTGCGACCCACGGTGACGCTCCTCGTCTGCGAAGCGGTCGGCGGCGACCCAGCCGACGCCGTCGACTTCGCCGTCGGCGTCGAACTCGTCCACAACGCGTCGCTCGTCGTCGACGACATCATCGACCGGTCGGATCTTCGCCGGGGGACGCCGAGCGCGTGGGCCGAGTACAGCTACGGGTCGGCGATTCTCGCCTCCGACGGCCTGCTCGGCGAGGCGTTCGCGCTCTTTTCGGCCGAGGAGCAGGCGATGCAGGTCGTCGCCGAGTCGATGGTCGAACTCGGCGAGGGCGAGGCGACGGAGCTCGTCGCGCAACCGACGGACGAGGAGGAGTACATGGAACTCGCGCGCCGGAAGACGGGTGCGCTGTTCCGCGCCGCCGCCGAAGTCGGCGCGGTCGCCGGGGGAGCGGACCCGTTCGCGGTCGAATCGTTCGGCGAGTACGCCGAGCGCGTCGGCATCGCGTTCCAGATTCGCGACGACGTGCTCGACGCGACGGCCGACTCGGCGGACCTCGGCAAGCCCGCCGGACAGGACGAGACGATGGAACGCCCGTCGCTCGTCCAGATTACGGACCTGACGCCCGAGGAGGCCGACGGACGCGCCCGAGCGCAGTCGGAGGCGGCGCTCGACGCGCTCGACGCGACGGATATCTCCGAGTCGGACGCGAGAAAGTATCTCCGCGATCTCGCGGAGTTCGTCGTCGTCCGCGAGCGCTGA
- a CDS encoding V-type ATP synthase subunit E, whose protein sequence is MSLDTVVEDIRDEARARAENLREEGQARADEIVAEAEADAEELLEERKREVERKIAQEREQTLSSAKLQAKQKRLEARRDVLEDVYEQVEAELVDLSGDDREELTRELLDAASTEFEDEDEVYVYGRADDETLITEILADYDGYEFVGDRDCIGGVYVEGKNSRVRVNNTFDSVLDSVWEDNLKDVSARLFDQ, encoded by the coding sequence ATGAGTTTGGATACTGTCGTTGAGGACATTCGAGACGAGGCCCGCGCACGTGCGGAGAACCTCCGCGAGGAGGGCCAAGCACGCGCCGACGAGATCGTCGCCGAAGCCGAGGCCGACGCAGAGGAACTGCTCGAAGAGCGGAAACGCGAAGTCGAGCGGAAAATCGCGCAGGAGCGCGAACAGACGCTGTCGAGCGCGAAACTGCAAGCGAAGCAGAAGCGCCTCGAAGCCCGCCGCGACGTGCTCGAAGACGTGTACGAGCAGGTCGAAGCGGAACTCGTCGATCTCTCCGGTGACGACCGCGAGGAACTCACCCGTGAGTTGCTCGACGCGGCCTCGACGGAGTTCGAAGACGAAGACGAGGTGTACGTGTACGGACGTGCCGACGACGAGACGCTCATCACCGAGATTCTCGCCGACTACGACGGCTACGAGTTCGTGGGCGACCGCGACTGTATCGGCGGCGTCTACGTCGAAGGCAAAAACTCCCGCGTTCGGGTGAACAACACGTTCGACTCCGTCCTCGACTCCGTCTGGGAGGATAATTTGAAGGACGTGAGCGCCCGACTATTCGACCAATGA
- a CDS encoding electron transfer flavoprotein subunit alpha/FixB family protein produces MTVLAIADHRRGDLRDVSYELVTAGRQLADATGGDLHVAVISGEVDEFAENLNLDGVDAVHTVENGEEFNHDVYAGAVEALYGELEPAVLLMPNSVNGLDYAPAVANALDLPLVSDAVDFDYDDGLTATREMYESKVETTVDVDAEHVAVTIRGGEWPAATNVGDAEVSAFDYSPEGELGSRVLGFEEVTGGDVDITEADVLVSVGRGIEEEENLELVEELADALGATLSSSRPIVDAGWLPPNRQVGQSGKVVTPDVYLAVGISGAVQHVAGMKGSDTIVAINTDPNAPIFDIADYGIIGDLFEVVPELIEQFS; encoded by the coding sequence ATGACCGTCCTCGCTATCGCCGACCACCGCCGCGGTGACCTCCGCGACGTGAGCTACGAGCTCGTCACCGCGGGCCGACAGCTCGCCGACGCGACCGGCGGCGACCTCCACGTGGCCGTCATCAGCGGCGAGGTCGACGAGTTCGCCGAGAACCTCAATCTCGACGGCGTTGACGCCGTCCACACCGTCGAGAACGGCGAGGAGTTCAACCACGACGTGTACGCGGGCGCGGTCGAGGCGCTCTACGGCGAACTCGAACCCGCGGTCCTGTTGATGCCCAACAGTGTCAACGGTCTCGACTACGCGCCCGCCGTCGCGAACGCGCTCGACCTGCCGCTCGTCTCCGACGCCGTCGACTTCGACTACGACGATGGACTCACGGCGACCCGCGAGATGTACGAGTCGAAGGTCGAGACGACCGTCGACGTGGATGCAGAACACGTCGCCGTCACGATTCGCGGCGGCGAGTGGCCCGCCGCGACGAACGTGGGCGACGCCGAGGTGTCGGCGTTCGACTACAGCCCCGAGGGCGAACTCGGTTCCCGCGTGCTGGGCTTCGAGGAGGTCACCGGCGGCGACGTCGACATCACCGAGGCGGACGTGCTCGTCTCGGTCGGTCGCGGCATCGAGGAGGAGGAGAACCTCGAACTCGTCGAGGAACTCGCCGACGCGCTCGGCGCGACCCTCTCCTCGTCGCGGCCCATCGTCGACGCCGGGTGGCTCCCGCCGAACCGGCAGGTCGGCCAGTCCGGCAAGGTCGTCACGCCGGACGTCTACCTCGCCGTCGGCATCTCCGGGGCGGTTCAGCACGTCGCCGGGATGAAAGGCTCCGACACCATCGTCGCTATCAACACTGACCCGAACGCCCCCATCTTCGACATCGCCGACTACGGCATCATCGGGGACCTGTTCGAGGTCGTTCCAGAACTGATCGAGCAGTTCTCCTGA
- a CDS encoding F0F1 ATP synthase subunit C, with protein sequence MFETLPELANVALQAEGTASGPAIEPSAAAALAVGLAAFGAGYAERGIGAAAVGAIAEDESLFVQGLILTVLPETLVILALVVIFLV encoded by the coding sequence ATGTTCGAAACCCTACCCGAACTCGCAAACGTTGCATTGCAGGCAGAAGGAACCGCCAGCGGCCCCGCCATCGAGCCGTCGGCGGCAGCGGCGCTCGCCGTCGGCCTCGCCGCGTTCGGCGCGGGCTACGCCGAGCGCGGTATCGGTGCCGCGGCAGTCGGCGCTATCGCCGAGGACGAGAGCCTCTTCGTGCAGGGCCTGATTCTGACGGTCCTGCCGGAGACGCTCGTCATTCTCGCGCTCGTCGTCATCTTCCTGGTCTAA
- a CDS encoding type IV pilin has protein sequence MTGPLRDVSYRSRASVPAVGIVLLLFVSIGLAASVGAVALDHAQMSSDGARAVLSLTVSDDTLRFVHRGGETLDVRRLDLRVSVDGAPLAEQPALPFFSEWGFRPGPTGPFNSAADARWSAGETASFAVADTNDPDLTAGSSVTVDIRYDGRPLATLSVVVR, from the coding sequence ATGACCGGACCACTGCGCGACGTGTCGTACCGCTCCCGCGCGTCGGTCCCCGCCGTCGGCATTGTCCTCCTGCTGTTCGTGTCGATCGGTCTTGCCGCCAGCGTCGGTGCCGTCGCGCTCGACCACGCACAGATGTCGTCCGACGGCGCGCGGGCGGTGCTGTCGCTCACGGTCAGTGACGACACGCTGCGGTTCGTCCACCGGGGCGGCGAGACGCTCGACGTGCGCCGCCTCGACCTTCGCGTCAGCGTCGACGGCGCGCCGCTCGCCGAACAGCCCGCGCTTCCGTTTTTCTCCGAGTGGGGCTTTCGTCCCGGCCCGACGGGACCGTTCAATTCCGCCGCGGACGCCCGCTGGAGCGCCGGCGAGACGGCGTCGTTCGCCGTCGCCGACACCAACGACCCCGACCTGACCGCCGGGTCGTCGGTGACCGTCGACATCCGCTACGACGGACGACCGCTCGCGACGCTCTCGGTGGTCGTTCGGTGA
- the ahaH gene encoding ATP synthase archaeal subunit H: MPRPEVLERIKSAESDADDIIAQAERERDELISDARDRAEQIRAEAEAEASELEERRLAEAREEIEAERETILEEGERAREELVSEAQSNVEEAVEYTVERFEEAVHAQT, encoded by the coding sequence ATGCCGAGACCAGAGGTTCTCGAACGGATCAAGTCGGCCGAATCCGACGCCGACGACATCATCGCGCAGGCTGAGCGCGAGCGCGACGAACTGATCTCCGACGCCCGCGACCGCGCCGAGCAGATTCGGGCCGAGGCAGAAGCGGAGGCGTCCGAATTAGAGGAGCGCCGTCTCGCGGAGGCCCGCGAAGAGATCGAGGCCGAACGCGAGACTATCCTCGAGGAGGGCGAGCGCGCCCGCGAGGAACTCGTCTCCGAGGCGCAGTCGAACGTCGAGGAGGCGGTAGAGTATACCGTAGAACGGTTCGAGGAGGCGGTGCATGCTCAGACCTGA
- a CDS encoding V-type ATP synthase subunit I: MLRPEQMSKVSVTGSKRFMDDVIETVHDLNLLHVTDYTDSWEGFSRGDPVSGAEEASDKLVTVRSLESILDVDDDDAGPTRTFDDDEEVEAELAEIRAEVNELDDRREDLRDDLRNVREDIDAVKPFADLGIDLDLLSGYNTLQVAVGEGNRNEVERALADAETIDAFEIFEGDDVFAVFAYPEDAAEGALDEALVGTDFSTYEIPQSESSPEEYVDELRHREQQIESQLSKVENELEEVKVDAAGFLLAAEEQLSIEVQKTEAPLSFATTENAFVAEGWIPTERYTQFASALRDDVSQHVEVEEIERASFKSGGHEAWIDQVDGSTGEPAAAADGGSGDDEVRADGGNSVVMQRDDPPVIQDNPGVAKPFEVLVNAVSRPKYNEFDPSVLVFLTFPAFFGFMIGDLGYGAIYTGIGYYLYTKFDSEAFKSMGGITIWAGLFTMLFGVLYGEIFGLHLISTYFWEGALGLGHAPLLKGLSPSQIGWATGWLVVSVLVGIFHLNLGWILDFVEVNEHHDLKHAVYESGSWLLMLNGLWVFVFSDILKGTAPEFVYQTFSANGVIPLGFTGFPAIVGWIGIAAFFAGVVLLALGEPIEVVEALNVLVNVLSYTRIAAVLLAKAGMAFVVNLLFFGAYQHHGEFHFMLSYGPEYVTSEYGAEAIMYPGLVHGGAALVLVGLVVLVLGHLLVLALGVTSAGLQAVRLEYVEFFGKFYEGGGKEYEPFGYDRRYTTED; this comes from the coding sequence ATGCTCAGACCTGAACAGATGAGTAAGGTCTCGGTGACCGGGTCCAAGCGGTTCATGGACGACGTCATCGAGACGGTGCACGACCTGAACCTCCTGCACGTAACCGACTACACCGACTCGTGGGAGGGATTCTCGCGCGGTGACCCCGTCTCTGGTGCCGAGGAAGCCTCGGACAAACTCGTCACCGTCCGGTCGCTGGAGAGCATCCTCGACGTCGACGATGACGACGCGGGGCCGACTCGAACGTTCGACGACGACGAGGAAGTCGAAGCCGAACTCGCGGAGATCCGCGCCGAGGTCAACGAACTCGACGACCGCCGCGAAGACCTCCGCGACGACCTCCGAAACGTCCGAGAAGACATCGACGCCGTCAAACCGTTCGCGGACCTCGGCATCGACCTCGACCTGCTGTCGGGCTACAACACCCTGCAGGTCGCCGTCGGCGAGGGGAACCGCAACGAGGTCGAGCGCGCGCTCGCGGACGCCGAGACGATCGACGCGTTCGAGATCTTCGAGGGCGACGACGTGTTCGCGGTCTTCGCGTACCCCGAGGACGCGGCTGAGGGCGCGCTCGACGAGGCGCTCGTCGGCACCGACTTCTCGACGTACGAGATTCCTCAGTCCGAGTCGAGTCCCGAGGAGTACGTCGACGAACTCCGTCACCGTGAACAGCAGATCGAGTCCCAACTGTCGAAGGTCGAGAACGAACTCGAGGAGGTCAAGGTCGACGCCGCAGGCTTCCTGCTCGCCGCCGAGGAACAGCTCTCCATCGAGGTCCAGAAGACCGAAGCGCCGCTCTCGTTCGCGACGACGGAGAACGCCTTCGTCGCCGAGGGCTGGATTCCGACCGAGCGCTACACGCAGTTCGCGAGCGCGCTCCGCGACGACGTGAGCCAGCACGTCGAAGTCGAGGAGATAGAACGCGCGAGCTTCAAGAGCGGTGGACACGAGGCGTGGATCGACCAGGTCGACGGTTCGACCGGCGAACCCGCGGCCGCCGCCGACGGCGGCAGCGGCGACGACGAAGTGCGCGCCGACGGCGGCAACAGCGTCGTGATGCAGCGCGACGACCCGCCCGTTATTCAGGATAACCCGGGCGTCGCCAAGCCGTTCGAGGTGCTCGTCAACGCGGTCAGCCGACCGAAGTACAACGAGTTCGACCCGTCGGTGCTCGTCTTCCTGACGTTCCCGGCCTTCTTTGGGTTCATGATCGGTGACCTTGGCTACGGTGCCATATACACCGGCATCGGCTACTACCTCTACACGAAGTTCGACAGCGAGGCGTTCAAGAGCATGGGCGGGATTACCATTTGGGCCGGCCTGTTCACGATGCTATTCGGCGTGCTGTACGGCGAAATCTTCGGGCTGCACCTCATCTCGACGTACTTCTGGGAGGGGGCGCTCGGACTCGGTCACGCACCACTGCTGAAGGGTCTGTCGCCGTCCCAGATCGGCTGGGCGACCGGCTGGCTGGTCGTGAGTGTGCTCGTCGGTATCTTCCACCTGAACCTCGGGTGGATTCTCGACTTCGTCGAGGTCAACGAGCACCACGACCTCAAGCACGCGGTGTACGAGAGCGGCTCGTGGCTCCTCATGCTCAACGGCCTGTGGGTGTTCGTCTTCAGCGACATCCTGAAGGGCACCGCCCCGGAGTTCGTCTACCAGACGTTCTCGGCTAACGGCGTGATTCCACTCGGCTTCACCGGCTTCCCAGCCATCGTCGGCTGGATCGGCATCGCCGCGTTCTTCGCCGGAGTCGTACTGCTCGCCCTCGGCGAACCGATCGAGGTCGTCGAGGCGCTGAACGTGCTCGTCAACGTGCTGTCGTACACGCGGATCGCCGCGGTGCTGCTCGCGAAGGCGGGAATGGCGTTCGTCGTCAACCTCCTGTTCTTCGGAGCGTACCAGCACCACGGCGAGTTCCACTTCATGCTCAGCTACGGTCCGGAGTACGTCACCAGCGAGTACGGGGCCGAAGCGATCATGTATCCCGGCCTCGTCCACGGCGGAGCCGCGCTCGTCCTCGTCGGCCTCGTCGTGCTCGTGCTGGGCCACCTGCTCGTGCTCGCGCTCGGCGTCACGAGCGCCGGCCTGCAGGCGGTCCGTCTCGAGTACGTGGAGTTCTTCGGGAAGTTCTACGAGGGTGGCGGCAAGGAGTACGAGCCGTTCGGCTACGACCGGCGATACACCACCGAGGACTGA
- a CDS encoding DUF7096 domain-containing protein → MRQSAALVTAVLLLVSSVAGVVVAAPPAVDSPTSPSAESPTTESNLSLAEIHNETSVLMLDDDATAAEFGTSSSNLSAALSVRETRLQTDLRTRTMRQRLAAMENEDERRKAVLRALTELEIRVDDLRAEERAALAAHADGELSARELLIRLAHVHTEAAELRENATMLATTADDIESFNIDGRVGSVKLELQTMRGPIRERAANALRGGDSFTRTFVQTTDDGVVLSTIDDGVYVREVYDGTRRTSEASGRISVGDLPDVMERAYPVIMQRGEFNSPTGVQASNIFVGKVQYAGGDLTAYVDRGNDGQVFREIQRIRLDGVHVGQAVDNTRSGLELRVNQTYAGGPLRIELVNAATGDPVQGNISIGRPDSNEQPAFLGRTNADGVLWTPAPDGEFVVQAIRGNSFVSIELSPDDAMNVGDPNDSLASPPTHVRVVS, encoded by the coding sequence ATGAGACAGTCCGCCGCGCTGGTCACTGCGGTCCTCCTCCTGGTCTCGTCGGTCGCTGGCGTCGTCGTCGCCGCGCCGCCGGCCGTCGATTCCCCGACCTCGCCCTCCGCCGAGTCGCCGACCACCGAATCGAATCTCTCGCTCGCCGAGATCCACAACGAGACGAGCGTGTTGATGCTTGACGACGACGCGACCGCCGCAGAGTTCGGAACGTCGTCGTCGAATCTGAGCGCCGCGTTGAGCGTCCGAGAGACGCGACTGCAGACCGACCTCCGGACGCGAACGATGCGACAACGACTCGCCGCCATGGAGAACGAAGACGAGCGCCGCAAAGCGGTTCTGCGCGCGCTGACCGAACTCGAAATCCGCGTCGACGACCTCCGCGCGGAGGAGCGGGCGGCGCTGGCCGCCCACGCCGACGGGGAGCTCTCCGCCAGGGAACTCCTGATTCGACTGGCGCACGTCCACACCGAGGCGGCGGAACTCCGAGAGAACGCGACGATGCTCGCGACGACGGCCGACGACATCGAGTCGTTCAACATCGACGGTCGGGTCGGATCGGTCAAACTCGAACTGCAGACGATGCGCGGACCGATTCGTGAACGCGCCGCGAACGCCCTCCGCGGCGGGGACAGTTTCACCCGAACGTTCGTCCAGACCACCGACGACGGTGTCGTCCTCTCGACCATCGACGACGGCGTCTACGTCCGCGAGGTGTACGACGGGACGCGGCGCACCTCCGAGGCGTCCGGACGGATCTCCGTCGGCGACCTCCCCGATGTGATGGAGCGGGCGTATCCGGTCATCATGCAGCGCGGCGAGTTCAACAGTCCGACCGGCGTACAGGCGAGCAACATCTTCGTCGGTAAGGTGCAGTACGCCGGCGGCGACCTCACCGCCTACGTCGATCGCGGAAACGACGGACAGGTGTTCAGGGAGATCCAGCGAATCCGCCTCGACGGCGTGCACGTCGGCCAAGCGGTCGACAACACTCGTTCGGGACTCGAACTGCGGGTCAACCAGACTTACGCCGGCGGGCCGCTCCGCATCGAACTCGTCAACGCGGCGACTGGCGACCCCGTACAGGGCAACATTAGCATCGGACGGCCGGACAGTAACGAGCAACCGGCGTTCCTCGGGCGCACGAACGCCGACGGCGTCCTCTGGACGCCCGCCCCCGACGGCGAGTTCGTCGTGCAGGCCATCCGCGGTAACTCCTTCGTCTCCATCGAACTCAGCCCCGACGATGCTATGAACGTCGGTGACCCGAACGACTCGCTCGCGTCGCCGCCGACGCACGTCCGCGTCGTATCCTGA
- a CDS encoding DUF7345 domain-containing protein: MRYAALVLALLVFSAGFAPPAAAVVGTDDGQRATAFQTDEPPKTQLVIAIQGNGDARWSVVTRYPLRGDNSTAAFEQLVADLRNGEANATVDEGTFEQFATLSSEATGRQMEIQNVTYEGTVRNETGVLNMTFTWTNFAQETDQGLRVSDAFETPDGGTWFPRLTADQQLVIRTPTNWEIQSNFQATKDNDSLVVDGPRDLTDRSGTGNVIFVSYDSPGPGRLTPGGENENDLALIAGVGAVLVFAAMIAAVVLRRRQEFDEADEKIVTVDGPSTTPRPTDDGGGSVADPSPEEPAVEDDVDLSLLSDGERVERLLERNGGRMRQANIVAETGWSDAKVSQLLSSLADEGRVEKLRLGRENLISLPDDGGDSDDDGDGDTSGNGGKRR, encoded by the coding sequence ATGCGGTACGCCGCCCTCGTGCTCGCCCTCCTCGTCTTCTCAGCCGGGTTCGCTCCACCGGCCGCCGCCGTCGTCGGTACCGACGACGGACAGAGAGCGACGGCGTTCCAGACGGACGAACCGCCGAAGACGCAACTCGTCATCGCCATCCAAGGCAACGGCGACGCGAGGTGGTCGGTCGTCACGCGTTATCCGCTGCGCGGTGACAACAGCACGGCGGCGTTCGAACAACTCGTCGCCGACCTCCGAAACGGCGAAGCCAACGCCACGGTCGACGAAGGGACGTTCGAGCAGTTCGCGACCCTTTCCTCGGAGGCGACAGGCCGCCAGATGGAGATACAGAACGTCACCTACGAGGGCACCGTTCGGAACGAGACCGGCGTCCTGAACATGACGTTCACGTGGACGAACTTCGCGCAGGAGACGGACCAAGGACTCAGAGTCAGCGACGCGTTCGAGACCCCCGACGGCGGGACGTGGTTCCCCCGCCTCACAGCGGACCAGCAACTCGTCATCCGAACGCCGACGAACTGGGAGATACAGAGCAACTTCCAGGCGACCAAAGACAACGACTCGCTCGTCGTCGACGGTCCCCGCGACCTCACTGACAGGTCGGGTACGGGTAACGTCATCTTCGTCTCGTACGACTCGCCGGGGCCCGGACGCCTGACGCCCGGCGGCGAGAACGAGAACGACCTCGCACTCATCGCAGGCGTCGGCGCAGTACTCGTCTTCGCGGCGATGATCGCCGCCGTCGTCCTCCGGCGTCGACAGGAGTTCGACGAGGCCGACGAAAAGATCGTCACCGTCGACGGCCCGTCGACGACGCCTCGACCGACCGACGACGGCGGGGGATCCGTCGCCGACCCATCGCCCGAAGAACCGGCGGTCGAAGACGACGTCGACCTCTCGCTGCTCTCGGACGGCGAACGCGTCGAACGACTGCTCGAACGCAACGGCGGCCGGATGCGACAGGCCAACATCGTCGCGGAGACCGGTTGGTCCGACGCGAAGGTTTCGCAGTTGCTCTCGTCTTTGGCCGACGAGGGACGCGTCGAAAAACTCCGCCTCGGCCGCGAGAACCTGATTTCGCTCCCCGACGACGGTGGCGACAGCGACGACGACGGAGACGGCGACACCAGCGGCAACGGTGGGAAACGGCGATAA
- a CDS encoding methyltransferase domain-containing protein, which translates to MGILEDKGRARLFYKYLSKVYDQVNPFIWNEQMRTEALALLDIEQGDRVLDVGCGTGFGTEGLLQHTDDVHGLDQSVHQMEKAFQKFGKRDKVKFYRGDAERLPFTDDSFDIVWSSGSIEYWPNPVDALAEFRRIVKPGKQVLVVGPNYPKTTVMQKVADSIMLFYDEEEADRMFEEAGFEDVEHVLMGPSYDPDIAITTVARAPEE; encoded by the coding sequence ATGGGTATCCTCGAGGACAAGGGACGGGCGCGACTGTTCTACAAGTACCTCTCGAAGGTGTACGACCAGGTCAACCCGTTCATCTGGAACGAACAGATGCGCACGGAGGCGCTGGCGCTACTCGACATCGAGCAGGGCGATCGCGTCCTCGACGTCGGCTGCGGAACCGGCTTCGGCACCGAAGGACTGCTCCAGCACACCGACGACGTTCACGGACTCGACCAGAGCGTCCACCAGATGGAGAAGGCGTTCCAGAAGTTCGGCAAGCGCGACAAAGTCAAATTCTACCGCGGCGACGCCGAGCGCCTCCCGTTCACCGACGACAGCTTCGACATCGTCTGGTCCTCCGGTTCCATCGAGTACTGGCCCAACCCGGTCGACGCGCTCGCGGAGTTCCGCCGCATCGTCAAACCCGGCAAGCAGGTGCTCGTCGTCGGCCCGAACTACCCGAAGACGACGGTGATGCAGAAAGTCGCCGACTCCATCATGCTCTTTTACGACGAGGAGGAGGCCGACCGGATGTTCGAGGAGGCGGGATTCGAAGACGTCGAACACGTGCTGATGGGACCGTCGTACGACCCGGACATCGCCATCACCACCGTCGCCCGCGCGCCCGAGGAGTAG